atcttcATTAAAAGCAAGCCCCTTAATGTAATTCTATTAATTAGCATGAAATACACGCCTATTCATACAactaatctttttattttttattattgtatttattatttatttttatttttatttttgcactATAGAGCCGTGATGGTCGATCTAAGGGCAATTGTGACATTTGATAGTTTTTTGGTATGTAGGTGTTTTAAagagaaacttacataaatatacaatattttatcatttatagcaataaaaaaaaatttcactgaacacttataatacatttataatacagttttaatacatttataatacagttttaatacatattgcagaaaactatttataaaacatatataatacaagttttatagatagataatacatttatcacatactttaatagatttataatacattatgtcaatttcttactacacaaacataatatatattttaaaacacttataatacatttatattgtatgcataattcacttttaatacaagtgtagatttatcataatattgctatgtattactataaattataataaataaaaaatatcgctaaaatcaataattaatatttaaaaaacgCTCCATTAACTAATTTTTCCGTCTTGAAACCCCAACTGAATTGCCAGATTTGCTCCTCTCTCtaatctttcttcttcttcatgctcTCTTTTGGTCTACCTTCCGGTGAGTTCagtttgtttcttttcttccggattcaattattattattgaatgaacactttttatttatttatttattgcgGGTTATAACTAGAAATTGTCGATGCAATCTACAGATTATTCATGCCTGTTACCTTTTAATCATATTCTTCTCTTTTAGAGACATGTTgttcttttttccattttttgggattaagattttattttgatttctaatgAACTTTTGGGTGTTTTTGTTATTGAGGAAAACACTGTGTTTTCTAATTTGTCTGTTTGTTGAGTGTGAGGGTGTGAGATAATCACGCGAAGAATCAGCATCATTTTCTAATTGTAAATGGATAAAGAGAACTAACTATAAATGCAATTTGATATTAGTGTTGAACAGTTtgcgattttttttttttggtcaggCGGACAAAGAATGTGCTTTCAGGATGAAGCTTCCTTACTTTATGCCTGTAGGTTATTTGTACATTACAGGCTGTGTCTACTATAGTTCTATTACAGAAGAGTGTCACTTGTTCATTTGTCACCAATTACTCCTGATGGTTGAAATCATCAGAGGTCATTAAGCCAATGTTCTTATTCATCTTAAATTGTCTGGATTTTGCTCTTTAATTGTGATGCTAAATTGTGTCATTACTCTCCTAAAGAAGGATGGAAACTAAGAAATTTAAATGATTTCTTTTGCTCGTGCAGGGTCATTGAGGTAACACAGATGAAAGAGATAAGTAGGGTGGATTCCTAGCAGTAAAGGTGAATTATCTGTGAGCTTGTAAAAAGACGATTCGTCTGGGAGGTGAAAATGTTGGAGAATGactagaaaaaataaatctGAGACACTAAGGTGGCCTGTTTCACATGGTTAGCAGCCCATCAATCTTGTTTAACACATAAGGATTCGATTAATGGTATTTTTTAGTTCATTTCCATCTAATCAATCTGAAGTTCCCTCCATTTTATGTCTTCATTAGTTTCTGAAATTTCTATGTAGAAGTTTGAATATTTGGTTGATGCTTGATTGTATTCCCTGATGCTATGGAAACAGCAACAGTAAGGACAGAgacatttttctttcttttaagtTGTTAAGGTAAGCTGTTGAAATTTGAGTGTTATGTTCTGAAACTAGTCGGCTGATGCCTTTGTTTTCCCTGTAACAAAAAGGGGTTCTCTGAATGACAGAGACTTAAAAAcatttttctctccttttttgtTGGTGCAATCCAGATCCGCCTATTTATGATGTTAATTGGTTTAATTTCAACAGCGTTCTTGGTTTCACCCCCCACCCCCAGCACCTTAATCTCTTTCATTTGATTTTGTAGGTTAATTTTTTGTAACCTTTTGTTAAAACTAGTTTTATGCATTTCAGGTTGTTAATGTATTACTAGATTGATGATAGGGAAGTTTGATCCAGATGGATGATTTACCAGCTGAATTACTTCTGGATATTTTGGGAAGGATTAAAAGAACTGTTGATAGAAACTCTGTATCCTTAACTTGCAAACACTTTTACAAATTGGATAATGGGCTGAGAATATCTATGCGCGTGGGGTGTGGTTTACATCCTGTCTGTGATGCATTAACTGCTCTATGCAACAGATTCCGTAACTTGGAGAAAGTGGAAATTATTTACTCTGGTTGGATGTCTAAGTTAGGGAAGCAGTTGGATGATAACGGTCTTCTCATCCTTTCAAGTTGTTGCCCTCTCCTCAAGGACCTCACATTAAGTTATTGTACTTTCATAACGGATGCTGGTCTTAGTTACTTGGCTTCTTGTTCAAAACTTACATCCTTGAAGTTAAACTTTGCTCCCAGAATTACTGGTTGTGGAATCTTGTCTCTTGTTGTGGGCTGCAAAGCCCTTTGTGTGCTTCACCTGATTAGATGTCTTAGTGTCAGTAGTATGGAGTGGCTAGAATATCTTGGAAAACATGAAATGCTTGAAGATCTCTGCATTAAGAATTGTAGGGTGATCGGAGAAGGTGATTTGATTAAACTTGGACCTACATGGAGAAAATTGAGAAGACTGCAATTTGAGGTTGATGCCAACTATAGATACATGAAACTTTATGACCGTTTGTCAGTTGACCGGTGGCAAAACCAATGGATCCCATGTGAGAACATGGTTGAACTTAGCTTAGTGAACTGTGTTATCAGCCCTGGGAGAGGGCTTGCGTGTGTAATTGGGAAGTGCAAGAATTTGGAAAAGATTCACTTAGACATGTGTGTTGGGGTAAGGGACTGTGACATAGTATGTTTGGCCCAGAAATCAAGCAACCTTCGATCAATCTCTCTCCGGGTTCCATCAGACTTCTCCCTTCCTCTGCTACAAAACAATCCATTGTGGTTAACAGATGAAAGTCTAAAGGCACTGGTTCAGAACTGCTCTTTGCTTGAAACGGTTAGGTTGTCTTTCTCTGATGGGGAGTTCCCTTCGTTTTCTTCCTTTACATTGAATGGGATACTTATGTTAATACAAATGTGTCCAATAAGAGAACTTGCTCTTGACCATGTGTATTCTTTTAATGATGTTGGAATGCAAGCTCTTTGTTCAGCTCAATATCTCCAAATCTTGGAACTTGTAAGGTGCCAAGAAATTACAGACGACGGAATGCAGCTTGCTGGCCAAATTCCTCAATTATGTACATTACGGCTGAGGAAGTGTTTGGGAGTGACCGATGATGGGTTAAAGCCTCTCGTCGGGTCTTACAAGTTAGACTTGTTGGTTGTCGAGGATTGTCCACAGATATCGGAAAGGGGTGTTCAAGGAGCTGCAAAGTCGGTCACCTTCAAGCAAGATTTGTCATGGATGTACTAAGCTTTCTCATTTTATAAGCATT
This DNA window, taken from Solanum dulcamara chromosome 3, daSolDulc1.2, whole genome shotgun sequence, encodes the following:
- the LOC129882294 gene encoding F-box/LRR-repeat protein 14; translated protein: MDDLPAELLLDILGRIKRTVDRNSVSLTCKHFYKLDNGLRISMRVGCGLHPVCDALTALCNRFRNLEKVEIIYSGWMSKLGKQLDDNGLLILSSCCPLLKDLTLSYCTFITDAGLSYLASCSKLTSLKLNFAPRITGCGILSLVVGCKALCVLHLIRCLSVSSMEWLEYLGKHEMLEDLCIKNCRVIGEGDLIKLGPTWRKLRRLQFEVDANYRYMKLYDRLSVDRWQNQWIPCENMVELSLVNCVISPGRGLACVIGKCKNLEKIHLDMCVGVRDCDIVCLAQKSSNLRSISLRVPSDFSLPLLQNNPLWLTDESLKALVQNCSLLETVRLSFSDGEFPSFSSFTLNGILMLIQMCPIRELALDHVYSFNDVGMQALCSAQYLQILELVRCQEITDDGMQLAGQIPQLCTLRLRKCLGVTDDGLKPLVGSYKLDLLVVEDCPQISERGVQGAAKSVTFKQDLSWMY